The Blastocatellia bacterium region AGCCGCTCACCGTCATCGGCCCGCGCGGATTAGACCGCGTGATGGCCGGGCTCAGCCAGGCATTCGGTGAAAAGCTGTTTGAGCCGAAGTTCCCGGTCAATCTAGAATTGCTCGCGCCCGGCGAGCAGCTCGAATTATCCGCTGACAGCCGGCTCGCGGTGACCAAGACGCCGCACACCGACGAAAGCCTTGCCGCGCGCGTGACCAGCGGCGCAAAAGTGATCTGTTACACGGGCGACACCGATTACAGCGAAGAGGTGGCGCGCTTCTTCGCCAGAACCACGGCGATGATTTCGGAATGCTCGTTCCGCGAGCGCCGCGAAGGCATCGCTCACGTTTCGATCCGCGACGTCGCGCGCATGGCGGCTTTGGCCGAAGCCGAACGCTTGATCGTCACGCACTTTTATTTCGAGGTTGACGAAGCAGAAGTCAGTCGCGAGATACGCCGCGACTACTCTGGCGACATCATCATCGGCAGAGATGGCCTTCAGGTTGAAATCTAACGGCGCGAATAGGCGTTTGAATTCGCCGCATGGGGATTGAACGTATGACAAAACACTCCCGCTCACACAGACTCATCACGGCGCTGCTGCTGATCTTGGTTTTTGCCCTCCCGCTGCGGGCGCAGGCCGCTCAATCAGCCAGACCCGATGCGGCCCCGCAAACGGCGCAGGCGCGCCGGGACGCCTATGTGGTGATGATCTCGATTGACGGCTTGATTCCTGAATACTACACCGCGCCCGCGCCGCTCGGGCTGAAGGTGCCGACGCTCACAGAGATGAAGCTCAACGGCGCTTACGCCGAAGGCGTCGAAGGCGTCTACCCGTCGGTGACCTACCCGGCGCACACGACGCTGATCACCGGCGTGCGCCCGGCGCTGCACGGCATCGTCCAGAACCGCATCTTTGAAGCGCCGCCCGCCGAGCAGACGAAGGAGTGGTACTGGTTCTCGAAAGACCTGAAGATCGAAACTCTCTGGTCTATGGCGAAGCGCGCCGGGCTGACGACGGCCAACGTCGGCTGGCCGGTGACGGCGGGCGCCGAGATCGATTACAACGTGCCGGAGATCGCCGACCCTACAGAGAAGGTACAGACCGGCAAGCGCACCTTGCAGTATTCAACGCCGGGGCTGATCGAGAAAGCGACCGCCGCACAGCCGAGCGACGATAAGTCCACCGATGGACGGCGCACAACTTACGCCGAGCATATCATTCAAACCTACAAGCCGAACCTGCTGCTGGTTCATCTGATCGAGCTTGACGGCGCGCATCACACCTACGGGCCGCGCTCGCCCGAAGCACTGAAGACCGCCGAGCGATTAGACGGTTATGTCGGGCGCATCATCGCGGCGACGCGCAAAGCCGGCACCTTTGACCGCACGACCTTCTTTCTCGTCTCCGATCACGGCTTCGCGCCGGTCACTAAGAAATTCGAGCCCAACGTCACGCTCGCCAAAGCCCGGCTCATTACCTTAGATGCCAGCGGCAAGCCGACCGACTGGCAAGTGGCGGCGTGGCCGGCAGGCGGCTCGTGCGCCATCATGCTGAAGGACGCCAACGACAAGGCGATTGCGAAAAAAGTGACGACCCTGTTCACAGAGATGGCGCAACGTGATGGCAGTCCGATCAGCCGTGTGCTGAATCAGGCAGAGCTGAAAAAGCTCGGCGCGATCCCCGCGGCTTACCTGATGCTTGAGGCCGCGCCCGGCTTCTCGTTCGGCGAAGAGCTGACCGGCCCGGAGGTTCACGAGGCGAAGAATTATCACGGCACGCACGGCCAGTTGCCGTCGCGCGCCGAGATGCGCTCATCGCTGATCGTCTATGGCGCAGGCGCGCGGCTGGGCGCGCGGGTCGCGCTGGCTCGCATGATCGACATCGGCCCCACGGCCGCGGCCATTCTCGGGTTGCGATTCGAGAACCCCGAAGGCTCGCCGCTGCCTGAACTGATTAAGCCCGATCTGATTCCGCCCGCGCCGCCGAAAAACAAGAAGGGCAAATAAGAGTCAGAAGTCAGAAGTCAGGAGTCAGAAGTCAGAATGGAAAAAGAAACCGAGCAACAAACCCTGGCGATGTTTCAGGAGACCGGCGCGCTGCTGGAAGGTCATTTTCAGTTGACCTCCGGCATGCACAGCCCGCGTTACCTGCAATGCGCGCTGGTCTTGCAACACCCTGAGCGCGCTGCATGGGTAGGCCGCCAGCTCGCCGCGCACTTTAGCAACGAAGCGATCAGCGCCGTCGTCGCGCCGGCTATCGGCGGCATCATCGTGGCTCACGAAGCGGCGCGGGCGCTGGGCGTGCGCGCTCTGTTCAGCGAGCGCGAGAATGGCGCGATGACGCTCCGCCGCGGCTTTCGTCTCGAAGAAGGCGAGCGCGTGCTGGTTGTCGAAGATGTTGTGACCACCGGCGGCTCGACTCGCGAAACGATGGATGCCGTGACGCGCGCCGGCGGCGTGGTGGTCGGCGCAGGCTCGGTCGTTGACCGCTCAGGCGGCGCAGTAGACATTGGCGTGCGCCGCGTCGCCTTGCTGACGCTCGACGTGCCGGCATACGATCCGGCGACCTGCCCGCTGTGCCAGCAAGGCACGCCGGCCATCAAGCCTGGAAGTCGGAAGTAGTAGCCGGTAGTGAGGAGGCAGGCAGCAGGCAGCAGGAGGCAGTCCCGTAGGGACGTGATGTTTATAGCAACCAGCGTGGAAAAGAATCCAAGCCCCGTAGGGGCGCGATGTCAACATTGCGCTCCTAACGGAGCTAGAATCATCAAGGCATTGGTGACTATAAACATTGCGCTCCTAACGGAGCTTACTCTGCATGGCTAACTGCCTCCTGCTGCCT contains the following coding sequences:
- a CDS encoding ribonuclease Z translates to MKLTILGSGTVVPDGARNSAGYFIESGDVRLMMECGAGSVHALARYGCDWERLTHLFISHFHVDHCGELASLFFAFKYGMRSERREPLTVIGPRGLDRVMAGLSQAFGEKLFEPKFPVNLELLAPGEQLELSADSRLAVTKTPHTDESLAARVTSGAKVICYTGDTDYSEEVARFFARTTAMISECSFRERREGIAHVSIRDVARMAALAEAERLIVTHFYFEVDEAEVSREIRRDYSGDIIIGRDGLQVEI
- a CDS encoding ectonucleotide pyrophosphatase/phosphodiesterase — protein: MTKHSRSHRLITALLLILVFALPLRAQAAQSARPDAAPQTAQARRDAYVVMISIDGLIPEYYTAPAPLGLKVPTLTEMKLNGAYAEGVEGVYPSVTYPAHTTLITGVRPALHGIVQNRIFEAPPAEQTKEWYWFSKDLKIETLWSMAKRAGLTTANVGWPVTAGAEIDYNVPEIADPTEKVQTGKRTLQYSTPGLIEKATAAQPSDDKSTDGRRTTYAEHIIQTYKPNLLLVHLIELDGAHHTYGPRSPEALKTAERLDGYVGRIIAATRKAGTFDRTTFFLVSDHGFAPVTKKFEPNVTLAKARLITLDASGKPTDWQVAAWPAGGSCAIMLKDANDKAIAKKVTTLFTEMAQRDGSPISRVLNQAELKKLGAIPAAYLMLEAAPGFSFGEELTGPEVHEAKNYHGTHGQLPSRAEMRSSLIVYGAGARLGARVALARMIDIGPTAAAILGLRFENPEGSPLPELIKPDLIPPAPPKNKKGK
- the pyrE gene encoding orotate phosphoribosyltransferase codes for the protein MEKETEQQTLAMFQETGALLEGHFQLTSGMHSPRYLQCALVLQHPERAAWVGRQLAAHFSNEAISAVVAPAIGGIIVAHEAARALGVRALFSERENGAMTLRRGFRLEEGERVLVVEDVVTTGGSTRETMDAVTRAGGVVVGAGSVVDRSGGAVDIGVRRVALLTLDVPAYDPATCPLCQQGTPAIKPGSRK